From Polynucleobacter sp. JS-JIR-II-b4, a single genomic window includes:
- the grxC gene encoding glutaredoxin 3 yields the protein MPPVTMYSTQVCPYCVMAEKLLTKKGVANLEKILIDRDPAQREVMMTRTGRRTVPQIYIGDTHVGGYDDLVALDRAGKLDPLLAQ from the coding sequence ATGCCTCCAGTAACAATGTATAGCACCCAAGTTTGCCCTTACTGCGTCATGGCAGAAAAGTTACTGACTAAAAAAGGCGTTGCTAATCTAGAAAAGATTTTGATTGATCGTGATCCGGCCCAGCGCGAAGTAATGATGACACGTACTGGCCGCCGCACTGTTCCACAAATCTATATTGGTGACACGCATGTTGGTGGTTATGACGACTTAGTGGCATTGGATCGTGCTGGAAAGCTTGATCCCTTATTGGCTCAATAG
- a CDS encoding rhodanese-like domain-containing protein, with the protein MNFLTQIDNLALIALLLVSGIALFLPSLSTLIGGKGLSPTEATIWINRRKAYVLDLRSEEAFKSGHLPGAKFANAAGLTAAIEKLKLDRKHPVVLVCETGSQSRKLVAEAQKLGFAEVGALDGGVQAWKAAALPLVK; encoded by the coding sequence ATGAACTTTCTCACGCAAATTGATAATTTAGCGCTTATTGCCCTGCTGTTGGTTTCAGGCATAGCGCTTTTCCTACCCTCATTATCTACGCTTATTGGCGGAAAAGGCTTATCGCCTACCGAAGCGACGATTTGGATTAATCGACGCAAAGCCTATGTCTTGGACCTGCGCTCGGAAGAGGCCTTTAAATCGGGTCATTTACCTGGCGCCAAATTCGCTAATGCTGCTGGTTTAACGGCAGCGATTGAAAAGCTCAAGCTAGACCGTAAACACCCAGTAGTCTTGGTTTGTGAAACTGGCTCCCAGTCACGCAAACTCGTGGCCGAAGCTCAAAAGCTGGGCTTTGCTGAAGTAGGCGCCTTAGATGGTGGTGTGCAGGCTTGGAAAGCGGCAGCCCTGCCTTTAGTGAAATAA